In Nasonia vitripennis strain AsymCx chromosome 2, Nvit_psr_1.1, whole genome shotgun sequence, a genomic segment contains:
- the LOC100122304 gene encoding nuclear cap-binding protein subunit 3 isoform X1, whose translation MLARGRACVCVCVCGYQRAATAIYIGVYYCTSPRIHVYNALIRDRTAPVFSAKMGSEEPMDVDTTGDFDKFDDLLEEGEYREPNHITRKPISSVISIPVIPESKRENKAGTFITGVDIFSKAAKEKIEERAKRFGITKEEAERSIVKEAENLYESFGIEEDSENAKNYRLNVLHMRGTENLNTKDIFKYFEDYAPASIEWINDISCNVVWLDKESAARAILGLSKKIVGVKKEATTRYNSDEDSDEDSAEDTVVNGKNREPNTIHVKDIRCPLPPGIWRKGQNYKDSRNIFLRFATRSDRKHAQPEKLGVKGILTSSRKRILKQIKEPSPPPIKTEPGTNGIAAKNPWGSLSKNWGVTDFVEHDYLPKAPVEPPVSNVKERLGFRPPRETREVREPREVRDEIVVQEKPNVIEVSDESETESSSEEENWCKRRKIPRMRMYADDEAEKIEKRKGKIRQLVSENSLIQENDLRGRLVARRRLPKPIVAEEIQVVLTNPKAMRASNFRNINVTEDEDEDEDDDVEVVVQQDNDDEEEEGEIVDDSESDDKVEYIEEDEEDHVKRSETESESATGDESSDESTSEKEVQGPKGSVIKVVQHKPKPRLQSTVSTVWSRLNNSKASRSRDSSKERYTKTADLRHALNKIDLRSRIGNHHMRGRSPLRIELRNDKYAGRLSDSEYD comes from the exons TATTTTCAGCGAAAATGGGGTCGGAAGAGCCGATGGACGTGGACACCACCGGGGATTTCGACAAATTCGACGACCTGctggaggaaggcgagtacAGAGAACCAAACCACATAACGAGGAAACCTATATCGAGTGTTATTTCG ATACCAGTGATACCAGAAAGTAAACGTGAGAATAAGGCTGGGACTTTTATAACTGGTGTAGATATATTCAGTAAGGCTGCAAAAGAGAAAATAGAAGAGCGAGCAAAGAGATTTGGTATTACTAAGGAAGAAGCTGAGCGATCTATTGTCAAAGAGGCAGAGAACCTATATGAAAG TTTTGGTATAGAGGAGGACAGTGAGAACGCCAAAAACTATAGGTTAAATGTACTTCACATGCGGGGCactgaaaatttaaatacaaaagaTATATTCAAGTATTTTGAAGACTATGCACCGGCGTCGATAGAATGGATAAATGATATATCAT GTAATGTTGTATGGTTAGACAAAGAATCTGCAGCAAGAGCAATATTAGGCTTAtcaaaaaaaatagttggaGTTAAGAAAGAGGCAACTACAAGATACAACTCCGATGAAGATTCCGATGAAGATTCAGCAGAGGATACAGTTGTAAATGGAAAAAATAGAGAGCCAAATACTATTCATGTTAAAGATATTAGGTGTCCACTTCCGCCAGGCATATGGCGAAAGGGACAAAATTACAAAGATTCtagaaacatatttttacGATTTGCCACACGTTCAGATAGGAAACATGCTCAACCTGAAAAATTAG gAGTAAAAGGCATATTAACGTCGTCAAGAAagcgtattttaaaacaaataaaagagCCATCGCCACCTCCCATAAAAACCGAGCCAGGTACAAATGGAATAGCAGCGAAAAATCCATGGGGTTCTCTTTCTAAGAACTGGGGTGTGACTGATTTCGTTGAACACGACTATTTACCCAAAGCACCTGTAGAGCCACCAGTTTCAAATGTCAAAGAGAGATTGGGTTTTAGACCTCCTCGAGAAACAAGAGAAGTAAGAGAACCAAGGGAAGTTAGAGACGAGATAGTAGTACAAGAGAAACCAAATGTCATTGAAGTTTCTGATGAAAGCGAAACTGAAAGTTCGAGTGAGGAAGAAAATTGGTGTAAAAGGCGCAAAATACCAAGAATGCGTATGTACGCAGATGATGAAGCGGAAAAAATAGAGAAACGTAAAGGAAAAATTAGGCAACTG GTTAGTGAGAATTCACTAATTCAAGAAAATGACTTGCGTGGTAGATTGGTTGCAAGAAGAAGATTGCCAAAACCTATTGTCGCTGAAGAAATTCAAGTAGTACTCACTAATCCAAAAGCTATGCGAGCTAgtaatttcagaaatattaatgTGACTGag GACGAGGACGAAGATGAAGATGATGATGTCGAAGTAGTCGTACAACAAGATAATGATGAtgaggaagaagaaggagagatCGTTGACGACTCTGAAAGTGACGACAAAGTGGAGTATATTGAGGAAGATGAAGAAGACCATGTGAAAAGATCGGAAACAGAGTCGGAGTCAGCTACTGGCGATGAAAGTAGCGACGAAAGTACTTCGGAAAAAGAAGTTCAAGGCCCAAAAGGAAGCGTTATCAAGGTTGTTCAGCATAAACCCAAACCTAGATTACAATCCACTGTATCTACTGTATGGTCGCGATTGAATAATTCCAAAGCCAGCAGAAGTAGAGATTCATCCAAGGAAAG atatacgaaGACGGCAGATTTGAGGCATGCACTGAACAAAATTGATTTGAGATCTCGAATCGGCAATCACCATATGAGAGGTCGGTCTCCTCTCAGAATAGAATTAAGGAATGATAAATATGCAGGTAGACTAAGTGATTCCGAATATGATTaa
- the LOC100122304 gene encoding nuclear cap-binding protein subunit 3 isoform X3, translating into MLARGRACVCVCVCGYQRAATAIYIGVYYCTSPRIHVYNALIRDRTAPAKMGSEEPMDVDTTGDFDKFDDLLEEGEYREPNHITRKPISSVISIPVIPESKRENKAGTFITGVDIFSKAAKEKIEERAKRFGITKEEAERSIVKEAENLYESFGIEEDSENAKNYRLNVLHMRGTENLNTKDIFKYFEDYAPASIEWINDISCNVVWLDKESAARAILGLSKKIVGVKKEATTRYNSDEDSDEDSAEDTVVNGKNREPNTIHVKDIRCPLPPGIWRKGQNYKDSRNIFLRFATRSDRKHAQPEKLGVKGILTSSRKRILKQIKEPSPPPIKTEPGTNGIAAKNPWGSLSKNWGVTDFVEHDYLPKAPVEPPVSNVKERLGFRPPRETREVREPREVRDEIVVQEKPNVIEVSDESETESSSEEENWCKRRKIPRMRMYADDEAEKIEKRKGKIRQLVSENSLIQENDLRGRLVARRRLPKPIVAEEIQVVLTNPKAMRASNFRNINVTEDEDEDEDDDVEVVVQQDNDDEEEEGEIVDDSESDDKVEYIEEDEEDHVKRSETESESATGDESSDESTSEKEVQGPKGSVIKVVQHKPKPRLQSTVSTVWSRLNNSKASRSRDSSKERYTKTADLRHALNKIDLRSRIGNHHMRGRSPLRIELRNDKYAGRLSDSEYD; encoded by the exons CGAAAATGGGGTCGGAAGAGCCGATGGACGTGGACACCACCGGGGATTTCGACAAATTCGACGACCTGctggaggaaggcgagtacAGAGAACCAAACCACATAACGAGGAAACCTATATCGAGTGTTATTTCG ATACCAGTGATACCAGAAAGTAAACGTGAGAATAAGGCTGGGACTTTTATAACTGGTGTAGATATATTCAGTAAGGCTGCAAAAGAGAAAATAGAAGAGCGAGCAAAGAGATTTGGTATTACTAAGGAAGAAGCTGAGCGATCTATTGTCAAAGAGGCAGAGAACCTATATGAAAG TTTTGGTATAGAGGAGGACAGTGAGAACGCCAAAAACTATAGGTTAAATGTACTTCACATGCGGGGCactgaaaatttaaatacaaaagaTATATTCAAGTATTTTGAAGACTATGCACCGGCGTCGATAGAATGGATAAATGATATATCAT GTAATGTTGTATGGTTAGACAAAGAATCTGCAGCAAGAGCAATATTAGGCTTAtcaaaaaaaatagttggaGTTAAGAAAGAGGCAACTACAAGATACAACTCCGATGAAGATTCCGATGAAGATTCAGCAGAGGATACAGTTGTAAATGGAAAAAATAGAGAGCCAAATACTATTCATGTTAAAGATATTAGGTGTCCACTTCCGCCAGGCATATGGCGAAAGGGACAAAATTACAAAGATTCtagaaacatatttttacGATTTGCCACACGTTCAGATAGGAAACATGCTCAACCTGAAAAATTAG gAGTAAAAGGCATATTAACGTCGTCAAGAAagcgtattttaaaacaaataaaagagCCATCGCCACCTCCCATAAAAACCGAGCCAGGTACAAATGGAATAGCAGCGAAAAATCCATGGGGTTCTCTTTCTAAGAACTGGGGTGTGACTGATTTCGTTGAACACGACTATTTACCCAAAGCACCTGTAGAGCCACCAGTTTCAAATGTCAAAGAGAGATTGGGTTTTAGACCTCCTCGAGAAACAAGAGAAGTAAGAGAACCAAGGGAAGTTAGAGACGAGATAGTAGTACAAGAGAAACCAAATGTCATTGAAGTTTCTGATGAAAGCGAAACTGAAAGTTCGAGTGAGGAAGAAAATTGGTGTAAAAGGCGCAAAATACCAAGAATGCGTATGTACGCAGATGATGAAGCGGAAAAAATAGAGAAACGTAAAGGAAAAATTAGGCAACTG GTTAGTGAGAATTCACTAATTCAAGAAAATGACTTGCGTGGTAGATTGGTTGCAAGAAGAAGATTGCCAAAACCTATTGTCGCTGAAGAAATTCAAGTAGTACTCACTAATCCAAAAGCTATGCGAGCTAgtaatttcagaaatattaatgTGACTGag GACGAGGACGAAGATGAAGATGATGATGTCGAAGTAGTCGTACAACAAGATAATGATGAtgaggaagaagaaggagagatCGTTGACGACTCTGAAAGTGACGACAAAGTGGAGTATATTGAGGAAGATGAAGAAGACCATGTGAAAAGATCGGAAACAGAGTCGGAGTCAGCTACTGGCGATGAAAGTAGCGACGAAAGTACTTCGGAAAAAGAAGTTCAAGGCCCAAAAGGAAGCGTTATCAAGGTTGTTCAGCATAAACCCAAACCTAGATTACAATCCACTGTATCTACTGTATGGTCGCGATTGAATAATTCCAAAGCCAGCAGAAGTAGAGATTCATCCAAGGAAAG atatacgaaGACGGCAGATTTGAGGCATGCACTGAACAAAATTGATTTGAGATCTCGAATCGGCAATCACCATATGAGAGGTCGGTCTCCTCTCAGAATAGAATTAAGGAATGATAAATATGCAGGTAGACTAAGTGATTCCGAATATGATTaa
- the LOC100122304 gene encoding nuclear cap-binding protein subunit 3 isoform X2 — protein MGSEEPMDVDTTGDFDKFDDLLEEGEYREPNHITRKPISSVISIPVIPESKRENKAGTFITGVDIFSKAAKEKIEERAKRFGITKEEAERSIVKEAENLYESFGIEEDSENAKNYRLNVLHMRGTENLNTKDIFKYFEDYAPASIEWINDISCNVVWLDKESAARAILGLSKKIVGVKKEATTRYNSDEDSDEDSAEDTVVNGKNREPNTIHVKDIRCPLPPGIWRKGQNYKDSRNIFLRFATRSDRKHAQPEKLGVKGILTSSRKRILKQIKEPSPPPIKTEPGTNGIAAKNPWGSLSKNWGVTDFVEHDYLPKAPVEPPVSNVKERLGFRPPRETREVREPREVRDEIVVQEKPNVIEVSDESETESSSEEENWCKRRKIPRMRMYADDEAEKIEKRKGKIRQLVSENSLIQENDLRGRLVARRRLPKPIVAEEIQVVLTNPKAMRASNFRNINVTEDEDEDEDDDVEVVVQQDNDDEEEEGEIVDDSESDDKVEYIEEDEEDHVKRSETESESATGDESSDESTSEKEVQGPKGSVIKVVQHKPKPRLQSTVSTVWSRLNNSKASRSRDSSKERYTKTADLRHALNKIDLRSRIGNHHMRGRSPLRIELRNDKYAGRLSDSEYD, from the exons ATGGGGTCGGAAGAGCCGATGGACGTGGACACCACCGGGGATTTCGACAAATTCGACGACCTGctggaggaaggcgagtacAGAGAACCAAACCACATAACGAGGAAACCTATATCGAGTGTTATTTCG ATACCAGTGATACCAGAAAGTAAACGTGAGAATAAGGCTGGGACTTTTATAACTGGTGTAGATATATTCAGTAAGGCTGCAAAAGAGAAAATAGAAGAGCGAGCAAAGAGATTTGGTATTACTAAGGAAGAAGCTGAGCGATCTATTGTCAAAGAGGCAGAGAACCTATATGAAAG TTTTGGTATAGAGGAGGACAGTGAGAACGCCAAAAACTATAGGTTAAATGTACTTCACATGCGGGGCactgaaaatttaaatacaaaagaTATATTCAAGTATTTTGAAGACTATGCACCGGCGTCGATAGAATGGATAAATGATATATCAT GTAATGTTGTATGGTTAGACAAAGAATCTGCAGCAAGAGCAATATTAGGCTTAtcaaaaaaaatagttggaGTTAAGAAAGAGGCAACTACAAGATACAACTCCGATGAAGATTCCGATGAAGATTCAGCAGAGGATACAGTTGTAAATGGAAAAAATAGAGAGCCAAATACTATTCATGTTAAAGATATTAGGTGTCCACTTCCGCCAGGCATATGGCGAAAGGGACAAAATTACAAAGATTCtagaaacatatttttacGATTTGCCACACGTTCAGATAGGAAACATGCTCAACCTGAAAAATTAG gAGTAAAAGGCATATTAACGTCGTCAAGAAagcgtattttaaaacaaataaaagagCCATCGCCACCTCCCATAAAAACCGAGCCAGGTACAAATGGAATAGCAGCGAAAAATCCATGGGGTTCTCTTTCTAAGAACTGGGGTGTGACTGATTTCGTTGAACACGACTATTTACCCAAAGCACCTGTAGAGCCACCAGTTTCAAATGTCAAAGAGAGATTGGGTTTTAGACCTCCTCGAGAAACAAGAGAAGTAAGAGAACCAAGGGAAGTTAGAGACGAGATAGTAGTACAAGAGAAACCAAATGTCATTGAAGTTTCTGATGAAAGCGAAACTGAAAGTTCGAGTGAGGAAGAAAATTGGTGTAAAAGGCGCAAAATACCAAGAATGCGTATGTACGCAGATGATGAAGCGGAAAAAATAGAGAAACGTAAAGGAAAAATTAGGCAACTG GTTAGTGAGAATTCACTAATTCAAGAAAATGACTTGCGTGGTAGATTGGTTGCAAGAAGAAGATTGCCAAAACCTATTGTCGCTGAAGAAATTCAAGTAGTACTCACTAATCCAAAAGCTATGCGAGCTAgtaatttcagaaatattaatgTGACTGag GACGAGGACGAAGATGAAGATGATGATGTCGAAGTAGTCGTACAACAAGATAATGATGAtgaggaagaagaaggagagatCGTTGACGACTCTGAAAGTGACGACAAAGTGGAGTATATTGAGGAAGATGAAGAAGACCATGTGAAAAGATCGGAAACAGAGTCGGAGTCAGCTACTGGCGATGAAAGTAGCGACGAAAGTACTTCGGAAAAAGAAGTTCAAGGCCCAAAAGGAAGCGTTATCAAGGTTGTTCAGCATAAACCCAAACCTAGATTACAATCCACTGTATCTACTGTATGGTCGCGATTGAATAATTCCAAAGCCAGCAGAAGTAGAGATTCATCCAAGGAAAG atatacgaaGACGGCAGATTTGAGGCATGCACTGAACAAAATTGATTTGAGATCTCGAATCGGCAATCACCATATGAGAGGTCGGTCTCCTCTCAGAATAGAATTAAGGAATGATAAATATGCAGGTAGACTAAGTGATTCCGAATATGATTaa